One Lysinibacillus fusiformis genomic window carries:
- a CDS encoding M20 family metallopeptidase, protein MRLHEKISTFVEAKREVSIQLSNAIWAVPELHFHEEKSVQYMKDALEKEGFETEIGIANLETALVGTYGAGKPVIAFLGEYDALPGLSQKGGITQHEPLKDGGNGHGCGHNLLGTGAFAAATAVKDYLEENNQPGTIRFYGCPAEENGSGKAYMAQAGIFDDVDIAISWHPGTFSTVMTCSSLANYAATFKFTGKSAHAAAAPHLGRSALDAIELMNVGVNYLREHIIPEARVHYAVTNTGGTSPNVVQQYAEVTYLVRAPKKQQVQEIYKRVENIAKGATLMTETSVEVQFEGAASNLISNRTLYDIMYKQMLEIGMPTYTIEDEKHATAIFKTFSPEVQATALFGLSKEDATQLKNKVIADSIPSILPEFIMGGSTDVGDVSWKVPTVQCTTTCMALGTPLHTWQVVSQGVMPIAHKGMLQAAKAMACTAITLIDNPALIEEARKEWQERLDDETYVSLIPQGATPPKH, encoded by the coding sequence ATGCGTTTACATGAAAAAATTTCAACATTTGTCGAGGCAAAGAGAGAAGTGAGTATTCAGTTAAGCAATGCCATTTGGGCGGTTCCTGAACTTCACTTCCATGAGGAAAAATCGGTTCAATACATGAAGGATGCTTTAGAAAAAGAAGGCTTTGAGACGGAAATAGGTATTGCCAATCTTGAGACAGCCCTAGTAGGAACATATGGTGCAGGGAAGCCTGTTATTGCTTTTCTTGGTGAGTATGATGCACTACCGGGTTTAAGTCAGAAAGGCGGAATTACTCAACATGAACCTCTCAAAGATGGAGGGAATGGTCATGGTTGTGGTCATAATTTATTAGGTACAGGTGCATTTGCTGCGGCAACAGCTGTTAAAGATTATCTTGAGGAAAATAATCAACCTGGGACGATTCGTTTTTACGGCTGTCCTGCTGAGGAAAATGGCTCAGGAAAGGCGTATATGGCTCAGGCGGGGATCTTTGACGATGTCGATATTGCGATATCATGGCACCCTGGTACATTTTCGACAGTCATGACTTGTAGTTCTCTTGCAAACTATGCAGCCACTTTTAAATTTACTGGAAAAAGTGCACATGCAGCTGCTGCTCCTCATCTTGGAAGAAGTGCTTTAGATGCTATTGAGTTAATGAATGTTGGTGTAAACTATTTACGGGAGCATATCATTCCAGAAGCTCGCGTACATTATGCGGTGACAAATACAGGTGGGACATCACCAAATGTTGTACAACAGTATGCAGAGGTGACATACTTGGTGAGAGCACCAAAAAAACAGCAAGTACAAGAGATTTATAAGCGTGTTGAAAACATAGCAAAAGGTGCAACGCTAATGACTGAAACATCTGTAGAGGTTCAATTTGAAGGCGCTGCCTCAAATCTTATTTCAAATAGAACACTTTATGATATTATGTATAAGCAGATGCTTGAAATTGGGATGCCTACGTATACTATCGAAGATGAAAAGCATGCTACAGCTATTTTTAAGACGTTTTCCCCTGAGGTTCAGGCAACAGCGTTATTCGGACTAAGTAAAGAGGATGCCACACAGCTAAAAAATAAAGTGATTGCAGATAGCATTCCAAGTATATTACCAGAATTTATCATGGGTGGCTCAACTGATGTAGGCGATGTAAGTTGGAAAGTTCCAACCGTGCAATGTACAACAACATGTATGGCATTAGGTACGCCGCTTCATACATGGCAGGTTGTGTCTCAAGGCGTTATGCCAATTGCTCATAAAGGCATGTTGCAAGCAGCGAAAGCGATGGCTTGTACAGCAATAACATTGATTGACAATCCGGCACTTATTGAAGAGGCTAGGAAAGAATGGCAAGAGCGTCTTGATGATGAGACTTATGTTTCGTTAATTCCACAGGGTGCCACTCCTCCTAAGCATTAA
- a CDS encoding MFS transporter produces MTTNDMTKKSRNLILGLLFLGWSLGNLDRYIMNYAVVSITDDLSLDASSTGVILSAFFLGYAIMQIPGGWLADKFGAKKILLLSVIMWSIFTGLTAIAWSLVAMIVIRFLFGIGEGGFQPSSSKIIATIFPKEERGRAMSIMLTSGGIVSLIVPLLSAYMLGTIGWRMMFIIIGAIGAIIAFLYWKYIKLPQDTAASTGNDENKVSASNKVNFKELFKTPLMWNLIVAYFCIYAVNWGLVSWIPTYLQKNRGLDLMSIGWAQTIPAITTIIGVYGSGYIIDKLPRGMDKILGSISCAIIGLLLYLMFTAETVTMFISYQTVVSIFIAFVITLLPAIVLKKLPSSITGSAMGVANTGGQLAGFVTPMAIGFMVDAFDGSFDAAFWMLIAFAVICIVALLTLNDHKGNLLNSENNTVA; encoded by the coding sequence ATGACAACAAATGATATGACGAAAAAATCTAGAAATTTGATATTAGGATTATTATTTTTAGGGTGGTCATTAGGTAATTTAGATCGCTACATCATGAACTATGCAGTTGTATCTATTACAGATGACCTTAGTTTGGACGCTTCCTCTACGGGCGTAATATTAAGTGCCTTTTTCCTAGGTTATGCGATTATGCAGATACCTGGTGGGTGGCTTGCGGATAAATTCGGTGCTAAAAAAATCTTACTGCTATCGGTGATAATGTGGTCGATATTTACAGGTTTAACGGCGATTGCTTGGTCTTTAGTGGCGATGATTGTCATTCGATTTTTATTTGGTATTGGAGAAGGTGGGTTTCAACCTTCTAGCTCTAAAATCATTGCGACCATTTTCCCAAAGGAAGAAAGAGGAAGAGCGATGTCGATTATGCTTACATCTGGAGGGATTGTGTCACTCATCGTTCCTTTACTATCAGCTTATATGTTAGGGACAATCGGTTGGCGTATGATGTTCATCATAATTGGCGCTATTGGTGCTATTATTGCTTTTCTATATTGGAAATATATTAAACTACCACAAGATACTGCGGCTTCCACTGGAAATGATGAAAATAAGGTGAGTGCTTCGAACAAAGTGAATTTTAAAGAACTCTTTAAAACACCGCTTATGTGGAATTTAATTGTTGCGTATTTCTGTATTTATGCAGTGAATTGGGGCTTAGTTTCTTGGATTCCAACTTACCTTCAGAAAAATCGTGGGCTTGATTTAATGTCCATTGGGTGGGCACAAACAATCCCTGCTATCACGACAATTATCGGTGTGTATGGTAGCGGCTATATCATAGATAAATTACCGCGCGGAATGGATAAAATTCTAGGTTCCATTTCATGTGCAATTATCGGACTTTTATTATATTTAATGTTTACTGCTGAAACAGTGACCATGTTTATTAGCTATCAAACTGTTGTTTCAATATTTATTGCGTTTGTTATCACATTACTTCCAGCAATTGTACTAAAGAAATTGCCTTCATCCATTACAGGTTCAGCAATGGGGGTAGCCAATACAGGTGGGCAGTTAGCAGGTTTTGTGACACCTATGGCTATTGGATTTATGGTAGATGCCTTTGATGGTTCTTTTGACGCGGCATTTTGGATGTTAATTGCATTTGCTGTTATTTGTATCGTAGCGCTGCTTACTTTAAATGATCATAAAGGTAATCTATTAAATTCAGAAAATAATACAGTTGCTTAA